The proteins below are encoded in one region of Apium graveolens cultivar Ventura chromosome 4, ASM990537v1, whole genome shotgun sequence:
- the LOC141720478 gene encoding fasciclin-like arabinogalactan protein 17 isoform X1 — protein MDSHIYGATRYLSLLLLSLLFISTSALSTASTQINSNSVLVALLDSRFTELSELIEKALLLQTLERAVTIHNITIFAPQNEALQQNIDPEFKRFLLEPRNLKSLQELLLFHIIPKRIHSSHWPHAKHATLSATHLNLKYFSSKNEHFVGEAKVTRPDDITRPDGIIHGIERLLIPKSVEENFNARRSLRSISAVLPEGAPEVDPRTNRLKKPAPVPVGAPPVLPIYDALAPGPSIAPAPAPGPGGAKHHFDGESQVKDFIQTLLHYGGYNEMADILVNLTSLASEMGRLVSEGYVLTVLAPNDEAMAKLTTDQLSEPGAPEQIMYYHLIPEYQTEESMYNSVRRFGKVNYDTLRLPHKVVAEEADGSVKFGQGEGSAYLFDPDIYIDGRISVQGIDGVLFPVEEETKPAKKVVPAVSKVAAKPRRGKLMEVTCSMLGALRQDSHFASCH, from the exons ATGGATTCTCATATCTATGGCGCCACACGCTATCTCTCTCTACTTttactctctcttctcttcatcTCCACCTCTGCATTGTCCACAGCTTCCACTCAGATCAACTCCAATTCTGTCCTGGTTGCGCTTCTAGACTCTCGCTTCACCGAGCTTTCCGAACTTATCGAAAAGGCTCTGCTTCTACAAACTCTGGAACGGGCTGTTACGATTCATAATATTACTATTTTTGCACCGCAAAATGAAGCTCTGCAACAAAATATTGATCCGGAGTTTAAGAGGTTTCTGTTAGAGCCTAGAAATCTCAAATCTCTGCAGGAGCTTTTGTTATTTCATATTATTCCCAAGCGAATACACTCTTCTCATTGGCCGCATGCAAAGCATGCAACTCTCTCCGCTACTCATTTGAACCTTAAATATTTCAGCTCGAAAAATGAACATTTTGTCGGCGAGGCCAAAGTGACCCGACCGGATGATATAACCCGACCCGACGGGATCATACATGGAATTGAGCGCTTACTGATTCCTAAATCTGTAGAAGAAAATTTTAATGCTCGGAGAAGTTTAAGATCCATATCTGCGGTTTTACCTGAGGGAGCCCCCGAAGTTGACCCAAGAACAAACAGGTTAAAAAAACCTGCACCGGTTCCTGTTGGAGCTCCCCCTGTTTTACCAATTTATGATGCTTTGGCACCGGGACCTTCTATAGCCCCGGCGCCAGCGCCAGGGCCTGGTGGCGCTAAGCATCATTTTGACGGTGAGAGTCAAGTAAAGGATTTTATTCAAACACTGTTGCATTACGGAGGGTACAATGAAATGGCAGATATTCTCGTAAATTTAACATCATTAGCCTCGgaaatgggaagattggtttCGGAAGGTTATGTGTTGACAGTTTTAGCACCGAATGACGAGGCGATGGCGAAATTGACTACTGATCAGTTAAGTGAGCCTGGTGCACCCGAACAAATAATGTATTATCATTTGATACCAGAGTATCAAACAGAGGAAAGTATGTACAATTCTGTGAGGAGATTCGGGAAAGTGAATTACGATACTTTGAGATTGCCTCATAAGGTTGTTGCTGAGGAGGCTGATGGTTCAGTTAAATTCGGACAAGGTGAGGGTTCGGCTTATTTGTTTGATCCGGATATTTATATCGACGGTAGAATATCGGTTCAGGGGATTGACGGTGTATTGTTTCCGGTAGAAGAGGAGACAAAGCCGGCTAAGAAAGTTGTGCCTGCTGTGAGTAAAGTTGCTGCTAAGCCAAGAAGAG GCAAGTTGATGGAAGTCACATGTAGTATGCTGGGGGCATTACGACAGGATTCTCATTTCGCTAGCTGCCACTGA
- the LOC141720478 gene encoding fasciclin-like arabinogalactan protein 17 isoform X2, whose protein sequence is MDSHIYGATRYLSLLLLSLLFISTSALSTASTQINSNSVLVALLDSRFTELSELIEKALLLQTLERAVTIHNITIFAPQNEALQQNIDPEFKRFLLEPRNLKSLQELLLFHIIPKRIHSSHWPHAKHATLSATHLNLKYFSSKNEHFVGEAKVTRPDDITRPDGIIHGIERLLIPKSVEENFNARRSLRSISAVLPEGAPEVDPRTNRLKKPAPVPVGAPPVLPIYDALAPGPSIAPAPAPGPGGAKHHFDGESQVKDFIQTLLHYGGYNEMADILVNLTSLASEMGRLVSEGYVLTVLAPNDEAMAKLTTDQLSEPGAPEQIMYYHLIPEYQTEESMYNSVRRFGKVNYDTLRLPHKVVAEEADGSVKFGQGEGSAYLFDPDIYIDGRISVQGIDGVLFPVEEETKPAKKVVPAVSKVAAKPRRGGLELVTDVLCN, encoded by the exons ATGGATTCTCATATCTATGGCGCCACACGCTATCTCTCTCTACTTttactctctcttctcttcatcTCCACCTCTGCATTGTCCACAGCTTCCACTCAGATCAACTCCAATTCTGTCCTGGTTGCGCTTCTAGACTCTCGCTTCACCGAGCTTTCCGAACTTATCGAAAAGGCTCTGCTTCTACAAACTCTGGAACGGGCTGTTACGATTCATAATATTACTATTTTTGCACCGCAAAATGAAGCTCTGCAACAAAATATTGATCCGGAGTTTAAGAGGTTTCTGTTAGAGCCTAGAAATCTCAAATCTCTGCAGGAGCTTTTGTTATTTCATATTATTCCCAAGCGAATACACTCTTCTCATTGGCCGCATGCAAAGCATGCAACTCTCTCCGCTACTCATTTGAACCTTAAATATTTCAGCTCGAAAAATGAACATTTTGTCGGCGAGGCCAAAGTGACCCGACCGGATGATATAACCCGACCCGACGGGATCATACATGGAATTGAGCGCTTACTGATTCCTAAATCTGTAGAAGAAAATTTTAATGCTCGGAGAAGTTTAAGATCCATATCTGCGGTTTTACCTGAGGGAGCCCCCGAAGTTGACCCAAGAACAAACAGGTTAAAAAAACCTGCACCGGTTCCTGTTGGAGCTCCCCCTGTTTTACCAATTTATGATGCTTTGGCACCGGGACCTTCTATAGCCCCGGCGCCAGCGCCAGGGCCTGGTGGCGCTAAGCATCATTTTGACGGTGAGAGTCAAGTAAAGGATTTTATTCAAACACTGTTGCATTACGGAGGGTACAATGAAATGGCAGATATTCTCGTAAATTTAACATCATTAGCCTCGgaaatgggaagattggtttCGGAAGGTTATGTGTTGACAGTTTTAGCACCGAATGACGAGGCGATGGCGAAATTGACTACTGATCAGTTAAGTGAGCCTGGTGCACCCGAACAAATAATGTATTATCATTTGATACCAGAGTATCAAACAGAGGAAAGTATGTACAATTCTGTGAGGAGATTCGGGAAAGTGAATTACGATACTTTGAGATTGCCTCATAAGGTTGTTGCTGAGGAGGCTGATGGTTCAGTTAAATTCGGACAAGGTGAGGGTTCGGCTTATTTGTTTGATCCGGATATTTATATCGACGGTAGAATATCGGTTCAGGGGATTGACGGTGTATTGTTTCCGGTAGAAGAGGAGACAAAGCCGGCTAAGAAAGTTGTGCCTGCTGTGAGTAAAGTTGCTGCTAAGCCAAGAAGAG GTGGACTAGAACTTGTCACGGATGTTCTGTGCAATTGA
- the LOC141720478 gene encoding fasciclin-like arabinogalactan protein 17 isoform X3, whose product MDSHIYGATRYLSLLLLSLLFISTSALSTASTQINSNSVLVALLDSRFTELSELIEKALLLQTLERAVTIHNITIFAPQNEALQQNIDPEFKRFLLEPRNLKSLQELLLFHIIPKRIHSSHWPHAKHATLSATHLNLKYFSSKNEHFVGEAKVTRPDDITRPDGIIHGIERLLIPKSVEENFNARRSLRSISAVLPEGAPEVDPRTNRLKKPAPVPVGAPPVLPIYDALAPGPSIAPAPAPGPGGAKHHFDGESQVKDFIQTLLHYGGYNEMADILVNLTSLASEMGRLVSEGYVLTVLAPNDEAMAKLTTDQLSEPGAPEQIMYYHLIPEYQTEESMYNSVRRFGKVNYDTLRLPHKVVAEEADGSVKFGQGEGSAYLFDPDIYIDGRISVQGIDGVLFPVEEETKPAKKVVPAVSKVAAKPRRDFIKQVD is encoded by the exons ATGGATTCTCATATCTATGGCGCCACACGCTATCTCTCTCTACTTttactctctcttctcttcatcTCCACCTCTGCATTGTCCACAGCTTCCACTCAGATCAACTCCAATTCTGTCCTGGTTGCGCTTCTAGACTCTCGCTTCACCGAGCTTTCCGAACTTATCGAAAAGGCTCTGCTTCTACAAACTCTGGAACGGGCTGTTACGATTCATAATATTACTATTTTTGCACCGCAAAATGAAGCTCTGCAACAAAATATTGATCCGGAGTTTAAGAGGTTTCTGTTAGAGCCTAGAAATCTCAAATCTCTGCAGGAGCTTTTGTTATTTCATATTATTCCCAAGCGAATACACTCTTCTCATTGGCCGCATGCAAAGCATGCAACTCTCTCCGCTACTCATTTGAACCTTAAATATTTCAGCTCGAAAAATGAACATTTTGTCGGCGAGGCCAAAGTGACCCGACCGGATGATATAACCCGACCCGACGGGATCATACATGGAATTGAGCGCTTACTGATTCCTAAATCTGTAGAAGAAAATTTTAATGCTCGGAGAAGTTTAAGATCCATATCTGCGGTTTTACCTGAGGGAGCCCCCGAAGTTGACCCAAGAACAAACAGGTTAAAAAAACCTGCACCGGTTCCTGTTGGAGCTCCCCCTGTTTTACCAATTTATGATGCTTTGGCACCGGGACCTTCTATAGCCCCGGCGCCAGCGCCAGGGCCTGGTGGCGCTAAGCATCATTTTGACGGTGAGAGTCAAGTAAAGGATTTTATTCAAACACTGTTGCATTACGGAGGGTACAATGAAATGGCAGATATTCTCGTAAATTTAACATCATTAGCCTCGgaaatgggaagattggtttCGGAAGGTTATGTGTTGACAGTTTTAGCACCGAATGACGAGGCGATGGCGAAATTGACTACTGATCAGTTAAGTGAGCCTGGTGCACCCGAACAAATAATGTATTATCATTTGATACCAGAGTATCAAACAGAGGAAAGTATGTACAATTCTGTGAGGAGATTCGGGAAAGTGAATTACGATACTTTGAGATTGCCTCATAAGGTTGTTGCTGAGGAGGCTGATGGTTCAGTTAAATTCGGACAAGGTGAGGGTTCGGCTTATTTGTTTGATCCGGATATTTATATCGACGGTAGAATATCGGTTCAGGGGATTGACGGTGTATTGTTTCCGGTAGAAGAGGAGACAAAGCCGGCTAAGAAAGTTGTGCCTGCTGTGAGTAAAGTTGCTGCTAAGCCAAGAAGAG ATTTTATAAAGCAGGTGGACTAG